One stretch of Pseudomonas fragi DNA includes these proteins:
- a CDS encoding response regulator transcription factor: protein MNSVFIVDDHPVIRLAIRMLLEHEGYEIVGETDNGVDAMQMIRECVPDLIILDISIPKLDGLEVLSRFNSMNSTLKTLVLTAQSPKLFAMRCMQSGAAGYVCKQEELSELVSAIKAVFSGYNYFPSQALTPDKNENDNFSEIELFKQVNDRELMVLKLFAQGKTNKEIAAGMFLSNKTVSTYKQQFLMFTFLIPLGGIESGHPISSLYERVNKSSKISLRALVLPDLSRF from the coding sequence ATGAACAGCGTTTTTATTGTCGATGATCACCCGGTTATCCGCCTGGCAATTCGCATGTTGTTAGAACATGAAGGCTATGAAATAGTCGGGGAAACTGACAACGGCGTCGATGCCATGCAAATGATCCGTGAATGCGTTCCCGATTTGATCATTCTCGATATCAGCATTCCAAAACTCGATGGCCTGGAAGTCCTGTCGCGCTTCAATTCGATGAATTCAACCCTCAAAACCCTGGTCCTAACCGCCCAGTCGCCCAAGCTCTTCGCCATGCGCTGCATGCAGTCAGGTGCTGCCGGCTATGTGTGCAAACAGGAAGAACTCAGCGAACTTGTGAGTGCAATAAAAGCTGTATTTTCTGGCTACAATTACTTCCCCAGCCAGGCATTGACGCCTGACAAAAATGAAAACGACAACTTTTCCGAAATCGAGCTATTCAAGCAAGTTAATGACCGGGAGCTCATGGTTCTCAAGCTCTTCGCGCAAGGCAAAACAAACAAGGAAATTGCTGCCGGCATGTTTCTGAGCAACAAGACCGTGAGCACTTACAAGCAACAATTTCTTATGTTCACATTTTTGATCCCGCTCGGTGGCATCGAGAGCGGACACCCCATCTCTTCATTGTACGAACGGGTTAATAAATCTAGCAAAATCAGCCTTAGAGCCCTTGTACTACCTGACCTGTCGCGTTTCTAG
- a CDS encoding recombinase family protein, with amino-acid sequence MSRTFVYARVSTDDQTTDNQVQEVERAGFNVQASRVVVETVSGSISASERKGFQSLLHKMEAEDVLIVTKLDRLGRNAMDVRTTIENLESRGIRVHCLALGGADLTSSTGKMTMQILGAVAEFERDLLIERTQAGLARAKSEGKKLGRPVATGTIEDVKACKAKGLTQAQTVRHLSIGLTTVKRYWKAA; translated from the coding sequence GTGTCCCGCACTTTCGTATATGCCCGTGTATCGACCGACGATCAGACTACAGACAACCAAGTGCAGGAAGTTGAGCGTGCTGGTTTCAACGTGCAGGCGAGCCGGGTAGTGGTTGAAACGGTATCGGGGTCAATAAGCGCCAGCGAACGCAAAGGGTTTCAATCTCTCTTGCACAAGATGGAAGCGGAAGACGTGCTGATTGTAACTAAGCTGGATCGTCTGGGCCGTAACGCAATGGACGTTCGCACCACCATTGAAAATCTGGAGTCACGTGGTATCCGTGTTCACTGTCTCGCCCTTGGCGGCGCAGACCTGACCAGTTCAACGGGTAAGATGACAATGCAAATCCTTGGGGCTGTTGCTGAGTTCGAACGTGACTTGCTGATCGAGCGTACACAAGCAGGCTTGGCACGTGCAAAGTCCGAAGGTAAGAAACTGGGTCGTCCTGTCGCCACTGGCACCATCGAAGACGTTAAAGCCTGCAAGGCCAAAGGTCTGACACAAGCTCAGACAGTACGTCACCTTTCCATCGGCCTCACCACAGTCAAACGCTACTGGAAGGCTGCATAA
- a CDS encoding DUF883 family protein — protein MARKTAKNAQEILMADFQTLVLDAEKLLEHTASLAGDQAEELRAQIKDSLFKARATLEETKESLKDRSQAAVVATEDYVQANPWQSVGIAAGVGFVLGLLATRR, from the coding sequence ATGGCCCGTAAAACAGCAAAGAATGCTCAAGAAATTCTGATGGCCGATTTCCAGACGCTGGTACTCGACGCCGAAAAACTGCTGGAACACACCGCGTCCCTGGCCGGCGACCAGGCTGAAGAACTGCGCGCCCAGATCAAGGACAGCCTGTTCAAAGCCCGCGCAACCCTGGAAGAAACCAAGGAGTCGTTGAAGGACCGCAGCCAGGCCGCCGTAGTGGCCACCGAAGATTATGTGCAGGCAAACCCCTGGCAGTCCGTGGGCATCGCGGCGGGTGTCGGCTTTGTTCTGGGCCTGCTGGCAACGCGGCGCTGA
- a CDS encoding deoxyguanosinetriphosphate triphosphohydrolase: MDWQTLLNRERLGKPHHSPEELGRSPFHKDHDRIIFSGAFRRLGRKTQVHPVNSNDHIHTRLTHSLEVSCVGRSLGMRVGETIRSALPEWCDPADLGMVVQSACLAHDIGNPPFGHSGEDAIRNWFEQAAKRGWLDDMSDVERNDFLSFEGNAQGFRVLTQLEYHQFDGGTRLTHATLGTFLKYPWTARHADSLGYKKHKFGCYQSELHLLEGIAHKLGLPQLEEQRWARHPLVYLMEAADDICYALIDLEDGLEMDLLQYSEVESLLLNLVGDDLPETYRLLGPNDSRRRKLAILRGKAIEHLTNAAAKAFVEQQDALLAGTLPGDLVEHMHGPAKRCVLDAKDMARKRIFQDKRKTLHEIGAYTSLEILLNAFCGAALEQHGGRTPSFKNRRILDLLGNNAPDPDWPLHRSFMRIIDFIAGMTDSYATEMAKAMTGHSTPI; the protein is encoded by the coding sequence TTGGATTGGCAAACCCTGCTTAACCGCGAACGCCTCGGCAAGCCTCACCACAGCCCGGAAGAACTCGGGCGCAGCCCTTTTCACAAAGACCACGACCGCATCATTTTCTCGGGGGCGTTTCGCCGCCTGGGGCGCAAGACCCAGGTCCATCCGGTCAACAGCAACGATCATATCCATACCCGCCTCACCCACTCGCTCGAAGTCAGTTGCGTCGGCCGCTCCCTGGGCATGCGCGTGGGCGAAACGATCCGCAGTGCCCTGCCCGAATGGTGCGACCCCGCCGATCTGGGCATGGTGGTGCAATCGGCCTGCCTGGCCCATGACATTGGCAATCCGCCGTTTGGTCACTCCGGTGAAGACGCCATTCGCAACTGGTTCGAGCAGGCCGCCAAGCGCGGCTGGCTGGATGATATGAGCGATGTCGAGCGTAACGACTTCTTGAGCTTTGAAGGCAATGCACAGGGCTTTCGGGTGCTGACGCAGCTGGAATACCACCAGTTCGACGGTGGCACACGCCTGACCCACGCCACCCTGGGCACCTTTCTCAAATACCCGTGGACCGCGCGGCATGCCGATTCGTTGGGTTACAAGAAGCACAAGTTCGGCTGCTACCAGAGCGAGTTGCACCTGCTTGAAGGCATCGCCCACAAACTGGGCCTGCCGCAGCTGGAAGAGCAGCGCTGGGCACGCCACCCGCTGGTCTACCTGATGGAGGCGGCCGATGACATTTGCTACGCCCTGATCGACCTGGAAGACGGCCTGGAAATGGACCTGCTGCAGTACAGCGAGGTCGAGTCGTTGCTGTTGAACCTGGTGGGCGATGACTTGCCCGAGACGTATCGCCTGCTGGGCCCCAATGACTCCCGGCGGCGCAAACTGGCCATACTGCGTGGCAAGGCCATCGAGCACCTGACCAATGCGGCGGCCAAGGCCTTTGTGGAGCAACAGGATGCCCTGCTGGCAGGCACATTGCCGGGTGATCTGGTCGAACATATGCACGGCCCGGCCAAACGCTGCGTGCTTGATGCCAAGGACATGGCACGCAAGCGGATCTTTCAGGACAAGCGCAAAACCCTGCATGAAATCGGTGCCTATACGTCCCTGGAAATCCTCCTCAATGCCTTTTGTGGCGCAGCGCTGGAGCAACACGGTGGGCGCACCCCATCGTTCAAGAACCGCCGTATCCTCGACTTGCTGGGCAACAATGCCCCGGATCCGGACTGGCCATTGCATCGCTCGTTTATGCGCATTATCGACTTTATCGCCGGCATGACCGACAGCTATGCCACGGAAATGGCAAAAGCCATGACCGGGCACTCCACCCCCATTTGA
- the moaB gene encoding molybdenum cofactor biosynthesis protein B, which yields MKAKVDAPFVPLNIAVLTVSDTRTLETDTSGQVFVDRLRDAGHTLAARVLLKDDLYKIRAQVANWIADDTVQVVLITGGTGFTARDSTPEAVSCLLDKQVDGFGELFRQISVADIGTSTVQSRALAGLANGTLVCCLPGSTNAVRTGWDGILAEQLDSRHRPCNFVAHLKQAAACDSRG from the coding sequence ATGAAAGCCAAGGTTGATGCACCTTTCGTACCTCTGAATATCGCCGTTCTTACCGTCAGTGATACCCGAACCCTGGAAACGGATACTTCGGGCCAGGTCTTTGTCGACCGTCTGCGTGATGCCGGGCACACCTTGGCGGCACGGGTGTTGCTCAAGGATGACCTGTATAAAATCCGCGCCCAGGTTGCCAACTGGATCGCCGACGATACGGTGCAAGTGGTGCTGATTACCGGCGGCACCGGCTTTACCGCACGCGACAGCACACCTGAAGCGGTGAGCTGCCTGCTGGACAAGCAGGTGGATGGCTTTGGTGAACTGTTCCGCCAGATATCAGTGGCTGATATTGGTACCTCGACCGTTCAGTCCCGTGCCCTGGCCGGCCTGGCCAACGGTACGCTGGTGTGCTGCCTGCCGGGTTCGACCAACGCGGTACGCACCGGTTGGGACGGGATTTTGGCCGAGCAACTGGACTCCCGCCATCGCCCGTGCAACTTCGTCGCCCATTTGAAGCAGGCAGCGGCCTGTGACAGCCGTGGGTAA
- a CDS encoding cation:proton antiporter encodes MFANLLIILASSLVVIALFRRLKLPPVLGYLCVGLFVGPTALDWINDSPDLPDLAELGVVFLLFSLGLEFSLPKMLKLRRVVFGLGSLQVLCSAVALGGLLYAFGMSLNGAFLLGAGLALSSTAIVSKELTSLGEIFSRHGQNAIGVLLFQDVVAVLLLTLVPVFAGSSDQAWYWALPVTLGKTVILFLGLLFASRFLLPRLFHEVAASRSAELFVLLALVIVLLTAWLTHLLGLSPALGAFLAGMLLGESHYRHQIEADIRPFRDILLGLFFVSIGMLIDLQLFVHHGFLILGLTLALMLIKGAVVALLVKLRGSDGETAWRSGLALAQGGEFCFALMAQMQSNSLIPADMAAYLLAATFCSMLLTPLLLRAAPLIAASLHRQSYEEAELEEIATQNAELQGHVVMCGYGRVGQSIGRFLRSEHKDFVALDYDPDRIEEAAKADSCVHYGDARRGDLLRAVGLDRAQLLVIAVDNTEVAMSVLKEARLITLEVPILVRTRDDSQLTELKAAGATEVVPELLESSLMLASHALILLGLSEKTVQRRVDQVRHDRYHLLEGCFESEDALEAAITREND; translated from the coding sequence GTGTTTGCCAACCTGTTAATCATCCTTGCCTCGTCACTGGTGGTCATCGCCCTGTTCCGGCGCCTGAAGCTGCCGCCGGTGCTGGGTTATCTGTGTGTCGGCCTGTTCGTTGGCCCCACCGCCCTGGACTGGATCAACGACAGCCCCGACCTGCCGGACCTGGCCGAGCTTGGTGTGGTATTTTTGCTGTTTTCCCTGGGGCTGGAATTCTCGCTGCCCAAGATGCTCAAGCTGCGCCGGGTGGTATTTGGCCTGGGCAGCCTGCAAGTGCTGTGTTCAGCCGTGGCCCTGGGCGGCCTGTTATATGCCTTTGGCATGAGCCTTAACGGCGCCTTCCTGCTGGGTGCCGGGCTCGCCCTGTCATCCACGGCGATCGTGAGTAAAGAGCTGACCAGCCTGGGGGAAATCTTCAGTCGTCATGGTCAGAATGCTATCGGCGTACTGCTGTTTCAGGACGTGGTCGCGGTACTGCTGCTGACCCTGGTGCCGGTATTCGCCGGCAGCAGCGACCAGGCCTGGTATTGGGCCTTGCCGGTGACCTTGGGCAAGACTGTGATCCTGTTTTTGGGGCTGCTGTTTGCCAGCCGCTTCCTGCTGCCGCGCCTGTTCCACGAAGTCGCCGCGTCGCGTTCGGCCGAGCTGTTCGTGTTGCTGGCGCTGGTGATCGTACTGCTCACCGCCTGGCTCACCCACCTGCTGGGCCTGTCCCCCGCGCTGGGGGCCTTCCTGGCCGGCATGCTGCTGGGTGAAAGCCACTATCGGCATCAGATTGAAGCCGATATCCGCCCCTTCCGGGACATCCTGCTGGGGCTGTTTTTCGTCAGCATCGGCATGCTGATCGACCTGCAGCTTTTCGTTCACCACGGCTTCCTGATCCTGGGCCTGACCCTGGCCCTGATGCTGATCAAGGGCGCCGTGGTCGCACTATTGGTCAAGTTGCGTGGCAGCGACGGAGAAACCGCCTGGCGCAGCGGCCTGGCCCTGGCCCAGGGCGGTGAGTTCTGCTTTGCCCTGATGGCGCAGATGCAGAGCAATTCGCTGATCCCGGCGGATATGGCTGCCTACCTGCTGGCCGCCACGTTCTGCTCGATGCTGCTGACCCCCCTGCTGCTGCGCGCCGCGCCACTGATCGCCGCCAGCCTGCACCGCCAATCCTATGAAGAGGCAGAGCTGGAAGAAATCGCCACTCAAAACGCGGAACTCCAGGGGCATGTGGTGATGTGCGGCTATGGCCGCGTGGGCCAGTCCATCGGCCGCTTCCTGCGCAGCGAACACAAGGACTTTGTCGCGCTGGACTACGACCCCGACCGCATTGAGGAAGCGGCAAAAGCGGACAGCTGCGTACACTACGGCGACGCCCGCCGCGGCGATCTGCTGCGTGCTGTAGGGCTGGATCGTGCGCAACTGCTGGTGATTGCCGTGGACAACACCGAGGTGGCCATGAGCGTGCTCAAGGAAGCCCGCCTGATCACCCTCGAAGTGCCCATTCTGGTCAGGACCCGCGATGACAGCCAGCTCACCGAGCTCAAGGCCGCAGGCGCCACCGAGGTGGTGCCGGAATTACTCGAGTCGAGCCTTATGCTAGCCTCCCATGCCTTGATCTTGCTGGGCCTGTCCGAAAAAACCGTACAGCGCCGGGTCGATCAGGTACGTCATGACCGCTATCACTTGCTCGAAGGCTGTTTTGAAAGCGAAGACGCGCTGGAAGCTGCAATCACCCGCGAAAACGACTGA
- a CDS encoding OmpP1/FadL family transporter, whose translation MNKKLLKSTLALSVTFVSTQLFAGGFALNEQSVSSMGTGFAGRSSSADDASTVYGNPAGMARLKHNEVSFGATYLDAKSTIKDASSTQLGADNPGTNKGDMVPGIGVPFGYLVTPIDEHWAFGLGVYAPFGLVTDYEHSFQGNGFGNKSKVQVITVQPTVSYAFNDKVSAGFGPTFNRISGELGSKVPAFGLGTENVKIKGDDTATGFNAGLLVQALASTRLGVTYHSQVVYHLSGDTSASGFLTDLVDGGPQRYDAKLNITTPSSVDFSVTHQLNDDWTLYAGSTYTRWSQLKKITVNNAGVSDAAVALAGLNAITEEQHWHDTWSHAIGASYRVNQQLVLRTGFSVDETPTNNTDRSVRIPTGDRTVFSLGAGWTPVDNLTLDVAYSYLKEEPIKVRDNQPALGLTYDAKYENSANGFGGSVTYRF comes from the coding sequence ATGAATAAAAAACTGCTCAAAAGCACGCTGGCGCTGTCCGTTACCTTTGTTTCCACGCAACTGTTTGCCGGTGGTTTTGCTCTCAACGAACAAAGTGTCAGCAGTATGGGTACCGGTTTTGCCGGCCGGTCCTCTTCTGCCGACGATGCCAGCACGGTGTATGGCAACCCCGCCGGCATGGCCCGGCTCAAGCACAACGAAGTCAGCTTCGGCGCCACCTACCTCGATGCCAAATCCACTATCAAGGACGCCAGTTCTACACAGTTGGGTGCCGATAACCCGGGCACCAACAAGGGCGACATGGTGCCCGGGATTGGCGTGCCGTTTGGCTACCTGGTGACCCCGATCGACGAACACTGGGCGTTCGGCCTGGGCGTTTATGCCCCGTTTGGTCTGGTCACCGACTATGAACACAGCTTCCAGGGCAACGGCTTTGGCAATAAAAGCAAGGTTCAAGTCATCACGGTCCAGCCGACGGTCAGCTATGCGTTCAACGACAAGGTTTCGGCAGGTTTCGGTCCGACGTTCAACCGTATCAGCGGCGAGCTGGGTTCTAAAGTGCCGGCGTTTGGCCTGGGTACGGAAAACGTCAAGATCAAGGGTGACGACACGGCCACCGGTTTCAACGCCGGCCTGTTGGTGCAGGCGCTGGCCAGCACTCGCCTTGGCGTGACCTACCACTCGCAAGTGGTTTATCACCTCAGTGGTGACACCAGCGCCTCGGGTTTTCTTACCGATCTGGTGGATGGTGGGCCGCAGCGTTATGACGCCAAGCTGAATATCACCACGCCGTCGTCGGTGGATTTCTCCGTCACCCACCAGCTCAACGATGACTGGACGCTATACGCGGGCAGTACCTACACGCGCTGGAGCCAGCTGAAGAAAATCACGGTCAACAACGCGGGGGTGTCTGACGCTGCTGTCGCGCTGGCCGGCCTGAATGCCATTACCGAAGAACAGCACTGGCATGACACCTGGTCGCACGCGATCGGCGCGTCGTACCGGGTTAACCAGCAACTGGTTTTACGCACCGGCTTCTCGGTGGACGAAACGCCCACCAACAATACGGATCGTTCGGTTCGTATTCCTACAGGGGACCGTACGGTCTTCAGCCTGGGTGCCGGGTGGACGCCGGTCGATAACCTGACCCTGGACGTTGCCTACTCCTATCTTAAGGAGGAGCCGATCAAAGTCCGTGATAACCAGCCAGCATTGGGTTTGACCTACGATGCCAAGTATGAAAACAGCGCCAACGGCTTTGGTGGTTCGGTGACGTACCGTTTTTGA
- a CDS encoding phage holin family protein, whose translation MTDESGSPRSSPRRLGAAFLGLLHSHVELLGIELQEQKARTVSLLLFAGLALVFALLLLIGLSALVMILLWDSYRIPGLIGLCVFYTLAAVFCGLRLKAAIFDESSPFNATLEELAKDRERLLP comes from the coding sequence ATGACAGACGAATCCGGCTCCCCCCGTTCCTCACCGCGGCGCCTGGGTGCCGCGTTTCTGGGTCTGTTGCACAGCCATGTCGAATTGCTGGGCATCGAACTGCAAGAGCAGAAGGCGCGCACCGTCAGCCTGTTGTTGTTTGCCGGGCTGGCACTGGTGTTCGCCCTGTTGCTGCTGATCGGCCTGTCGGCGCTGGTGATGATCCTGCTCTGGGACAGCTACCGCATCCCGGGCCTTATCGGGCTGTGTGTGTTTTATACCCTGGCCGCGGTGTTCTGCGGGCTGCGTCTCAAGGCCGCGATCTTCGATGAGTCCTCACCTTTCAACGCCACGCTTGAAGAGCTGGCCAAAGACCGCGAGCGTTTGTTGCCATGA
- a CDS encoding recombinase family protein, with the protein MPTAFSYSRFSSVTQKRGSSLERQQSMVSEWHVRHPEYSSSKLTFQDLGKSGWKGEHIKEGGGFADLLAAVTAGVIQEGDAVLVESVDRAGRLDTLDMLTRVISPILRAGVSIITLDDNVIYTRQSLDGGAIYILLGKIQAARQYSDNLSRRLKGSYDSRRRLANEGKTPKRNTPAWLTSKGEVVVEVAAQVKLAFELYASGLGKAVIAKRMRESGVEALAKCSGPGVEGWLRNEAAIGRWDGAQVYEPIIDISLYHLAQLEGQRRKTSKKIKTAAHFYVGLIKCGCCSHNFIMRTIKGVQVSMRCRKRQELNGCDNKKVIPREIIDAVYLRTSATAALRAVERNHTGVNEQAIIAAEVKLLETSRILKSYSSAIEVVGDIPEVLDQLMRADEARKVAERELAMLKATVVPDAGRNWQKQGDVWTLERSDPQRLSAMLRSVGYSITIHSDGRLVSDSGATFRYAGVDRKLNRYKLMWGNDLILVLKGPDEDYPYWEPFEEIAGSATWDNADYENLRLQYE; encoded by the coding sequence ATGCCTACAGCATTCAGTTACTCACGTTTTTCCAGTGTCACCCAGAAGCGCGGATCAAGCCTTGAGCGTCAGCAGTCGATGGTTTCTGAATGGCACGTTCGTCACCCTGAATATTCGTCAAGCAAGTTGACGTTCCAAGACTTGGGCAAGAGCGGTTGGAAGGGGGAGCACATCAAGGAGGGGGGTGGCTTCGCTGATTTACTTGCGGCTGTAACAGCTGGTGTTATTCAGGAGGGCGATGCCGTCCTTGTAGAGTCTGTGGACAGAGCTGGGCGCTTGGATACGTTAGACATGCTGACGAGAGTGATTTCTCCGATTCTCCGTGCAGGTGTGTCGATCATCACTCTGGACGACAACGTGATCTATACACGCCAGAGCTTAGATGGGGGGGCCATTTACATCCTGCTCGGGAAGATCCAAGCAGCTCGGCAATACAGCGATAACCTGAGTCGTCGCCTTAAAGGTTCATACGACTCTCGACGTCGGCTCGCCAATGAGGGTAAGACACCCAAACGCAATACGCCTGCATGGCTGACATCGAAAGGGGAGGTGGTTGTAGAGGTCGCGGCTCAGGTGAAGCTGGCGTTTGAACTTTACGCATCCGGTCTGGGGAAGGCTGTAATCGCAAAGCGTATGCGGGAGAGTGGTGTCGAGGCGCTGGCCAAGTGTTCTGGCCCCGGTGTGGAAGGCTGGCTGAGGAATGAAGCTGCGATTGGCCGCTGGGACGGTGCCCAAGTATATGAGCCTATCATCGACATTTCGTTGTATCACCTTGCCCAACTCGAAGGTCAGAGGCGTAAGACGTCCAAAAAGATTAAAACAGCCGCACATTTCTACGTTGGATTAATCAAATGCGGCTGCTGTAGTCATAACTTCATTATGCGTACTATCAAGGGTGTGCAGGTTTCCATGCGGTGCAGGAAGCGACAGGAGTTGAATGGATGCGACAACAAGAAAGTCATCCCCAGAGAAATCATTGATGCTGTGTACCTTCGCACTTCTGCGACGGCAGCCCTTAGAGCTGTAGAGCGTAACCATACAGGTGTGAACGAACAGGCAATCATTGCTGCTGAGGTTAAGTTGCTGGAAACCTCTAGGATACTGAAGAGCTATTCATCCGCTATTGAAGTTGTTGGCGACATTCCTGAGGTGTTAGATCAGCTCATGCGTGCAGATGAAGCACGCAAAGTTGCTGAGCGAGAGTTGGCCATGCTTAAGGCGACTGTAGTCCCCGATGCAGGACGTAACTGGCAAAAACAAGGGGATGTTTGGACATTAGAAAGAAGCGACCCACAAAGGCTCTCAGCAATGCTCCGTAGTGTCGGATACAGTATTACAATTCATTCAGACGGTCGTCTTGTGTCGGATTCTGGTGCAACATTTCGTTATGCTGGTGTTGATCGAAAGCTAAACCGATACAAGCTGATGTGGGGTAACGATCTCATATTAGTCTTGAAAGGGCCGGATGAGGATTATCCGTACTGGGAGCCGTTTGAGGAAATAGCGGGTAGTGCTACGTGGGATAATGCGGATTATGAAAACCTTCGCTTGCAATACGAATGA
- a CDS encoding pseudouridine synthase, with protein sequence MSSQPFIAAEHQASTLHLPPGKWPTVLDCLSEHFSAISREQWLDRIARGRVLDADGAPISAQLAYREGLRIHYFREVPNETPIPVQETILYADEHLVVADKPHFLPVTPGGEYVEQTLLRRLIRTLGNPHLVPLHRIDRHTAGLVLFSANPDTRSAYQSLFPTRKIEKRYEAIARALPELELPRVHKSRLVEGEPFFRMKEGQGASNTETLVDVCEKNGELWRYALYPVTGKKHQLRVHMAALGAGICNDPFYPEVIRDAVDDYANPLKLLAQSLRFVDPVTGQERCFESRIQLDW encoded by the coding sequence ATGTCGTCCCAGCCTTTTATCGCCGCCGAGCATCAAGCCAGTACCTTGCACCTGCCGCCAGGCAAGTGGCCGACGGTGCTCGACTGTCTGAGTGAACACTTCAGTGCCATCAGCCGCGAGCAGTGGCTCGACCGTATCGCCCGTGGCCGGGTGCTGGACGCCGACGGCGCGCCGATCAGCGCGCAGCTGGCGTACAGGGAAGGCCTGCGCATTCATTACTTTCGCGAAGTGCCCAATGAAACGCCCATCCCGGTGCAGGAAACCATCCTGTATGCCGATGAGCATCTGGTGGTGGCGGACAAACCGCATTTTCTGCCAGTGACCCCGGGCGGTGAGTATGTCGAGCAAACACTGTTGCGCCGCCTGATCCGCACCCTGGGCAACCCCCATCTGGTGCCCCTGCACCGTATCGACCGGCACACGGCGGGCCTGGTGCTGTTTTCTGCCAATCCGGACACTCGCTCGGCGTATCAGTCGCTGTTTCCCACGCGCAAGATCGAAAAGCGCTACGAGGCTATCGCTCGTGCCCTGCCTGAGCTTGAGCTGCCGCGGGTGCATAAAAGCCGGCTGGTGGAAGGCGAGCCGTTTTTCCGCATGAAAGAAGGGCAGGGCGCCAGCAATACCGAAACGCTGGTCGACGTGTGCGAGAAAAACGGGGAGTTGTGGCGTTATGCGCTGTACCCCGTTACCGGGAAAAAGCATCAGCTACGGGTGCATATGGCAGCGTTGGGGGCAGGGATATGCAATGACCCGTTCTACCCTGAGGTGATCAGGGACGCCGTGGATGACTATGCCAACCCGCTGAAGCTGCTGGCCCAGAGCTTGCGTTTTGTGGATCCGGTGACGGGGCAGGAACGCTGCTTCGAGAGTCGGATTCAGCTCGACTGGTAG
- a CDS encoding glutaredoxin family protein, whose amino-acid sequence MPPECQLFGTLGCHLCELAEAMLMPLVEHGLMVELVDIADSDGLFERYGLLIPVLRRVDTGQELGWPFDTAQVVNFLG is encoded by the coding sequence ATGCCTCCCGAATGCCAATTGTTCGGCACCCTGGGGTGTCACCTGTGTGAGTTGGCCGAGGCGATGCTGATGCCTTTGGTGGAACACGGGCTGATGGTCGAACTGGTCGATATTGCCGACAGCGATGGGTTGTTTGAGCGCTACGGTTTGCTTATTCCGGTGCTGCGCAGGGTCGACACTGGGCAGGAACTGGGCTGGCCGTTTGATACTGCGCAGGTGGTCAATTTTCTCGGATAA
- the mobA gene encoding molybdenum cofactor guanylyltransferase MobA, producing MSLIQCSILLLAGGRGQRMGGQDKGLVTWQGQPLIAYAQRVARPLTDDLIISCNRNPDQYARFADQLVSDGNDDFAGPLAGIRAGLAAARHAHLLVLPCDVPNIDRDLLLALLGTAAEHPERPLMVRHGEHWEPLLCVIPCALQGAFDTAWQAGERSPRKIMLQLNAQAWQCAENDVRLTNFNTADLLK from the coding sequence ATGAGCCTGATTCAATGCTCCATCTTGTTGCTGGCGGGCGGCCGCGGCCAGCGCATGGGCGGGCAGGACAAGGGCCTGGTGACCTGGCAGGGCCAGCCGCTGATAGCCTATGCGCAGCGCGTTGCCCGCCCGCTGACCGATGACCTGATCATTTCCTGTAATCGCAACCCCGATCAGTACGCCCGCTTCGCCGATCAACTGGTCAGTGATGGCAATGATGACTTTGCCGGGCCGCTGGCGGGGATCCGCGCAGGGCTGGCTGCGGCCCGCCATGCACACCTGCTGGTGTTGCCCTGCGACGTGCCCAATATTGACCGCGACCTGCTCCTCGCCCTGCTGGGCACCGCCGCCGAACACCCTGAGCGACCGCTGATGGTGCGCCACGGCGAGCACTGGGAGCCCTTGCTATGTGTTATCCCCTGCGCCTTGCAGGGGGCCTTCGACACCGCCTGGCAGGCCGGCGAACGCAGCCCGCGCAAGATCATGCTCCAGCTCAATGCACAGGCCTGGCAATGCGCCGAGAATGACGTGCGACTGACCAATTTCAATACGGCGGATTTGCTGAAATAA
- a CDS encoding YgdI/YgdR family lipoprotein: MTHRTLAALMLAAGMAALAGCSSPSVITLNDGREIQTVDAPKYDDNSGFYQFKQLDGKETRINKDQIRTVKEL, from the coding sequence ATGACTCACCGGACTCTCGCCGCCCTGATGCTCGCTGCTGGCATGGCCGCCCTTGCCGGCTGCTCCTCGCCTTCGGTGATCACACTCAACGACGGTCGCGAAATCCAGACTGTTGACGCGCCTAAATACGATGACAACTCAGGTTTCTACCAGTTCAAGCAACTGGACGGTAAAGAAACCCGCATCAACAAAGACCAGATTCGTACCGTTAAAGAGCTGTAA